In Natronoarchaeum mannanilyticum, a genomic segment contains:
- a CDS encoding DUF7260 family protein yields MGSALATSGGVYRLGEPEFQQGCSSAGCAAADLLSSQAVLVAAVSVTFLAVLALTFLHSAHEECDEEQSRVAAELSAFERFERRIRGLSAGTGQTGAAGTTGAARTGGTTLAHADAADAQPQLRAVRRAYEETVMAVPHYDDDYGEPFEKHVRAEFGDDVAAAIDGGSGLTPPIKQALLQSAAASREERTAFLRTLSTEDDSLAAAADDLAAIERRIGRFESQRRLQQSFPELTETWEELGELEGECQSILERRQEQIQRGGSGANWRDDGHSLCAYLYEPLPVEYPALADGALLLDRIRTTRRRVADALTRRV; encoded by the coding sequence ATGGGCTCTGCACTGGCGACGAGCGGCGGCGTGTACCGGCTTGGGGAGCCGGAGTTTCAACAGGGGTGTTCGTCAGCCGGCTGTGCGGCCGCCGATCTACTCTCATCGCAGGCGGTACTCGTAGCGGCCGTGTCGGTGACGTTTCTCGCCGTACTGGCGCTTACGTTCCTGCACTCGGCGCACGAGGAGTGCGACGAGGAGCAGTCGCGCGTCGCGGCCGAACTGTCGGCGTTCGAGCGCTTCGAGCGGCGGATCCGCGGACTGTCCGCGGGGACCGGACAGACGGGCGCGGCGGGCACGACGGGCGCGGCGCGCACCGGCGGGACGACGTTGGCTCACGCCGACGCCGCCGACGCGCAGCCGCAACTCCGGGCGGTCAGACGCGCCTACGAGGAAACCGTGATGGCCGTTCCCCACTACGACGACGACTACGGCGAACCGTTCGAGAAGCACGTGCGCGCGGAGTTCGGCGACGACGTCGCCGCGGCGATCGACGGCGGATCGGGGCTGACGCCGCCGATCAAGCAGGCGTTACTCCAGAGCGCCGCGGCGTCGCGGGAGGAGCGAACGGCGTTCCTGCGGACGCTGTCGACCGAGGACGACTCGCTGGCGGCGGCGGCCGACGATCTCGCGGCGATCGAACGCCGCATCGGTCGGTTCGAGAGCCAGCGCCGCCTCCAGCAGTCGTTCCCCGAGCTGACCGAGACCTGGGAGGAGCTCGGCGAGCTCGAGGGCGAGTGCCAGTCGATCCTCGAACGACGACAGGAGCAGATCCAGCGCGGGGGCAGCGGCGCGAACTGGCGCGACGACGGCCACAGCCTCTGTGCGTACCTCTACGAGCCGCTGCCGGTCGAGTACCCGGCGCTCGCGGACGGCGCGCTCCTGCTGGACCGCATCCGGACGACCAGACGCCGCGTCGCGGACGCGCTGACCCGTCGGGTCTGA
- a CDS encoding MFS transporter, translating to MESRRAWTVTIFLFVVGDAVATQTRGPLLRSFQSTFGVSEALLGLVAPAGTLGFVIAILGVGFVTGRIDLRRTLVVAVAATTVALLAMSVAPIYALFLVALVGQGAAAGAFRGGDRPILSHLYPARRGRIFSLYALAWAVGAVAGPLVVTGVLAVADWRLTYALLGLWFLPLAVALWRLDLPTSSSNERTLSLAELRRLLGRPAVLGSTTAMTLIGGIEGIVFTWLPYYASTLLARDLASALLSVYLLAYIPGRALNTWLIDRVRYLPLALVLAGLSIPALVVAFGGVSGVGLFAVVFVAGLFLSGLFPTVLSYGVDAEPEYSGPINALTTGGTYLGIALAPPVVGWIAERAGIRIAMYLTVALTVLLLAVTAATWGVAGHPKGSSNGEGT from the coding sequence ATGGAATCGCGCCGGGCCTGGACGGTCACGATCTTCCTGTTCGTCGTCGGCGACGCCGTCGCCACGCAGACGCGGGGGCCGTTGCTCCGGAGCTTCCAGTCCACGTTCGGCGTCTCCGAGGCGCTGCTCGGCCTCGTCGCGCCGGCTGGGACGCTCGGATTCGTGATCGCGATCCTCGGCGTCGGCTTCGTCACCGGCCGGATCGATCTCCGGCGGACGCTGGTGGTCGCCGTCGCCGCGACGACCGTGGCGCTGCTGGCGATGAGCGTCGCGCCGATCTACGCGCTGTTTCTGGTGGCGCTCGTCGGCCAGGGCGCCGCGGCGGGGGCGTTCCGCGGCGGCGATCGGCCGATCCTCAGTCACCTGTATCCCGCCCGGCGCGGCCGGATCTTTAGCCTCTACGCGCTGGCGTGGGCCGTCGGCGCCGTCGCCGGCCCGCTGGTGGTCACGGGCGTTCTCGCGGTCGCGGACTGGCGCCTGACCTACGCCCTGCTGGGGCTGTGGTTCCTCCCGCTGGCGGTCGCTCTGTGGCGGCTCGACCTCCCGACGAGTTCGAGCAACGAGCGGACGCTCTCGCTCGCCGAACTCCGGCGCCTGCTCGGTCGCCCGGCGGTCCTGGGGTCGACGACCGCGATGACGCTGATCGGCGGGATCGAGGGGATCGTGTTCACCTGGCTGCCGTACTACGCCTCGACGCTGCTCGCGCGGGATCTCGCGAGCGCCCTGCTGTCGGTGTACCTGCTGGCGTACATCCCCGGGCGCGCGCTGAACACGTGGCTCATCGATCGGGTGCGGTATCTCCCGCTGGCGCTCGTGCTCGCCGGGCTGTCGATCCCCGCGCTCGTCGTCGCGTTCGGCGGCGTCTCCGGCGTCGGGCTGTTCGCGGTGGTGTTCGTCGCCGGCCTCTTTCTCTCGGGACTCTTTCCGACCGTCCTGTCCTACGGCGTCGACGCCGAGCCGGAGTACAGCGGCCCGATCAACGCGCTGACGACCGGCGGGACGTACCTCGGCATCGCGCTGGCGCCGCCGGTCGTCGGCTGGATCGCCGAGCGGGCGGGCATTCGAATCGCGATGTATCTCACGGTCGCGCTGACGGTCCTGCTGCTCGCGGTGACGGCGGCGACGTGGGGCGTCGCCGGGCATCCGAAGGGGTCGTCGAACGGTGAGGGGACGTGA